One window of the Nocardia huaxiensis genome contains the following:
- a CDS encoding MFS transporter, translated as MLTSVEGLSARRKQIILITCCLSLLISSMDATIVNVALPTIRDDLGAPLSRLQWIVDVYTLTLASLLMLSGATADRFGRRRMFRIGLIVFATGSLLCSLAPTIDILIGARFLQAIGGSMLNPVAMSIITTVFTGRVERARAVGIWGAVVGISTALGPIVGGTLIDTLGWQSVFWINLPICAVAFVLTTVFVPESKSATFRGIDPIGQVLAIIVLFTLVFGLIEGQPLVFVASAAALAGFIRHESRHPWPFIDLRFFRSFPFTSATVIAVCAFAALGAFLFDMSMYLQGTRHFSAVHTGLLYLPMALGMLIFSPLSGRLVGRYGTRPSLLIAGILMALAAAGLTQLQPDTPIWQLIVLFVLFGIGFGTVNAPITTAAVSGMPLDRAGAAAAVASTSRQVGVSLGVALCGALSGAGLWWTITAFAIAVTGLGVAANTAWAYRSRDRVAPLLEQKAPAHV; from the coding sequence CATCTCCTCCATGGACGCGACCATCGTGAATGTCGCACTCCCCACCATCCGCGATGATCTGGGCGCACCCCTGTCGCGGCTGCAATGGATCGTCGACGTCTACACGCTCACCCTCGCCAGCCTGCTCATGCTCTCCGGCGCGACCGCCGATCGATTCGGGCGCAGACGCATGTTCCGGATCGGGCTCATCGTCTTCGCGACCGGCTCACTGCTGTGCAGCCTCGCGCCCACCATCGACATCCTCATCGGGGCGCGATTTCTGCAGGCCATCGGTGGCTCCATGCTGAATCCCGTTGCCATGTCGATCATTACGACCGTTTTCACCGGACGCGTGGAGCGGGCGCGGGCGGTCGGCATCTGGGGTGCGGTGGTGGGCATCTCGACCGCGCTCGGGCCGATCGTGGGCGGTACGCTCATCGACACCCTGGGCTGGCAGTCCGTGTTCTGGATCAACCTGCCGATCTGTGCGGTGGCCTTCGTGCTCACGACTGTCTTTGTGCCGGAATCGAAGTCGGCCACCTTCCGGGGCATCGACCCGATCGGGCAGGTGCTCGCCATCATCGTGCTGTTCACACTGGTGTTCGGCCTGATCGAAGGGCAGCCGCTGGTCTTCGTGGCCTCGGCGGCGGCGCTGGCCGGATTCATCCGGCACGAATCCCGGCATCCGTGGCCCTTCATCGATCTGCGGTTCTTCCGGAGCTTCCCGTTCACCTCGGCCACCGTCATCGCGGTGTGCGCGTTCGCGGCGCTGGGGGCGTTCCTGTTCGACATGTCCATGTATCTGCAAGGGACACGGCACTTCTCGGCCGTGCACACCGGATTGCTGTATCTTCCCATGGCATTGGGCATGCTGATCTTCTCACCGCTGTCGGGACGACTGGTGGGGCGCTACGGCACCCGGCCCTCACTGCTGATCGCCGGAATTCTCATGGCCCTGGCGGCCGCCGGGCTGACCCAGCTGCAACCGGATACGCCGATCTGGCAGTTGATCGTGCTGTTCGTCTTGTTCGGCATCGGCTTCGGCACCGTCAATGCCCCCATCACCACCGCCGCGGTGAGCGGCATGCCCCTCGATCGCGCGGGCGCTGCGGCCGCGGTGGCCTCCACCAGCCGTCAGGTCGGCGTGAGCCTCGGTGTGGCACTGTGTGGAGCGCTCTCCGGGGCCGGATTGTGGTGGACCATCACCGCATTCGCCATCGCCGTGACCGGCCTCGGGGTGGCCGCGAACACCGCGTGGGCATATCGTTCCCGCGATCGCGTCGCACCGCTACTGGAACAGAAGGCCCCCGCACATGTCTGA
- a CDS encoding MarR family winged helix-turn-helix transcriptional regulator — MSETPTPDEVWRLLTHVVIDSRDPWRRAVTERTGMPFSRIRVLKRLRPGPITLKELAHAAGMDAPAATVAVNDLEERGLVVREIDPANRRQKLVSITEAGERVVADALDTPEPAPAPITELSDAELRALRDLLRKLEP; from the coding sequence ATGTCTGAAACCCCCACCCCCGACGAGGTCTGGCGACTGCTCACCCACGTGGTGATCGACAGCCGCGATCCGTGGCGGCGGGCGGTCACCGAACGAACCGGGATGCCGTTCAGCCGGATTCGCGTGCTGAAGCGACTGCGGCCGGGACCCATCACCCTGAAGGAACTCGCGCACGCCGCCGGCATGGACGCGCCGGCGGCCACCGTGGCCGTGAACGACCTCGAGGAGCGCGGACTGGTCGTGCGGGAGATCGATCCGGCCAATCGGCGGCAGAAACTGGTGTCCATCACCGAGGCGGGGGAGCGGGTTGTCGCCGACGCCCTGGACACACCCGAACCCGCGCCCGCGCCGATCACCGAATTGTCCGACGCCGAATTGCGTGCCCTGCGCGACCTCCTGCGCAAACTCGAACCCTGA
- a CDS encoding N-acetylmuramoyl-L-alanine amidase, whose product MTASAQEPARTQLPFTKTVVIDPGHNGGGAAQPDVINASVADGRGGSKACNTTGTSANDGYTEHEFNWDVAQRVRDLLTARGYRVVMSRDSDSGAGPCVNDRGTLGQRVGAAAVVSIHADGAPAGAHGFHVAYSNPPLNASQGEPSVRLATTLRDSLVRSGFTPSTYIGDEGLNPRADLAGLNFSEVPAALVECGNMRDPGDIAILESPDGRARIAAAITDAIAGYVG is encoded by the coding sequence ATGACAGCTTCGGCTCAGGAACCCGCGCGGACACAGTTGCCGTTCACCAAAACGGTGGTCATCGACCCCGGGCACAATGGCGGCGGCGCGGCGCAGCCCGATGTCATCAATGCCTCGGTGGCCGACGGGCGCGGTGGCAGCAAAGCCTGCAATACCACCGGCACCAGCGCCAATGACGGCTATACCGAGCACGAGTTCAACTGGGATGTGGCGCAGCGGGTCCGGGATCTGCTCACCGCGCGCGGCTATCGCGTGGTCATGAGCCGCGACAGCGATTCCGGGGCCGGTCCGTGCGTGAACGATCGCGGCACGCTCGGTCAGCGCGTCGGTGCGGCGGCCGTCGTCTCCATCCACGCGGACGGAGCCCCGGCGGGTGCGCACGGCTTCCACGTCGCCTACTCCAACCCGCCGTTGAACGCATCGCAGGGCGAACCCTCGGTGCGGCTCGCGACCACCCTGCGCGACAGCCTCGTGCGCTCCGGCTTCACCCCCTCCACCTACATCGGCGACGAGGGCCTCAACCCGCGCGCCGACCTGGCCGGCCTCAACTTCTCGGAAGTGCCTGCGGCCCTGGTGGAGTGCGGCAATATGCGCGATCCCGGCGACATCGCCATCCTCGAATCCCCGGACGGCCGCGCGCGCATCGCCGCCGCGATCACCGACGCCATCGCCGGCTACGTGGGCTGA
- a CDS encoding amino acid transporter, with protein sequence MVKPGPKEHRQPWWKVMCLTGVDYFSTLGYQPGIAALAAGVLSPLATIVLVALTLLGALPVYRRVARESPNGGGSIAMFADFLPKWWGKIFILVLLGFAATDFTITMTLSAADGAAHIVENPFVPDALHGHNLAITLVLLALLAAVFLKGFSEAVGIAVVLVGVYLSLNLVVAVTGIVKVAEQPELIGDWKDLLTAQHGSPIAMIGVALLVFPKLALGLSGFETGVAVMPQIQGGPGDTPEYPRHRIIGARKLLTTAALIMSCFLIVSSFITTILIPQAAFEPGGEANGRALAYLAHEHLGNAFGTVYDVSTIAILWFAGASAMAGLLNLVPRYLPRFGMAPEWARQIRPLVLVFAVVAFGITWYFDASVDAQGAAYATGVLVLITSAAVAVTWSAWRKQQRSRVLGFGLVSVIFVYTTIDNIIEKPEGVHLAILFILAIIVVSFASRFRRAFELRAIEVTFDEKAAAIIDDLAARGEVRIVTHDVDQRQPEEYAEKEADQRRESHIPEGEPILFLEVIVKDPSEFSTDLLVTEVEVAEYHILSVEAAAVPNSIAAILLAIRDRTGVPPHVYFEWTEGNPLINLARFMFFGEGEVAPVTREILRRAVPRRSQRPHVHVDS encoded by the coding sequence ATGGTCAAGCCCGGTCCCAAGGAGCACCGGCAGCCGTGGTGGAAGGTCATGTGCCTCACCGGCGTCGACTACTTCTCGACCCTGGGCTATCAGCCCGGCATCGCGGCGCTCGCGGCCGGAGTGCTGTCGCCGCTGGCCACCATCGTGCTGGTGGCGCTGACGCTGCTCGGTGCGCTCCCGGTCTATCGCCGGGTGGCCAGGGAGAGCCCGAACGGTGGCGGCTCCATCGCCATGTTCGCCGACTTCCTGCCGAAATGGTGGGGCAAGATCTTCATCCTGGTGCTGCTCGGCTTCGCGGCCACCGACTTCACCATCACCATGACGCTGTCCGCGGCCGACGGCGCCGCGCACATTGTCGAGAATCCGTTCGTCCCGGACGCCCTGCACGGGCACAACCTGGCGATCACGCTGGTGCTGCTGGCATTGCTGGCCGCGGTGTTCCTCAAGGGTTTCTCCGAGGCCGTCGGCATCGCGGTGGTGCTGGTCGGGGTGTACCTGTCGCTCAATCTCGTGGTCGCCGTGACCGGCATCGTGAAGGTCGCCGAGCAGCCCGAACTCATCGGCGACTGGAAGGACCTGCTCACCGCGCAGCACGGCAGTCCGATCGCCATGATCGGCGTCGCCCTGCTGGTGTTTCCCAAACTGGCGCTGGGTCTTTCGGGCTTCGAGACCGGTGTCGCGGTCATGCCGCAGATCCAGGGCGGGCCGGGTGACACCCCCGAATACCCGCGTCACCGCATCATCGGCGCGCGCAAGCTGCTGACCACGGCCGCGCTCATCATGAGCTGCTTCCTCATCGTCTCCAGCTTCATCACCACCATCCTCATCCCGCAGGCCGCCTTCGAACCCGGCGGCGAGGCCAATGGCCGCGCACTGGCGTATCTGGCGCACGAGCACCTGGGCAATGCCTTCGGCACCGTCTACGACGTGAGCACCATCGCCATCCTGTGGTTCGCGGGCGCCTCGGCCATGGCCGGCCTGCTCAATCTGGTGCCGCGCTATCTGCCGCGCTTCGGCATGGCGCCGGAGTGGGCCCGTCAGATCCGGCCGCTGGTCTTGGTTTTCGCGGTGGTGGCCTTCGGCATCACCTGGTACTTCGACGCCAGCGTGGACGCGCAGGGCGCGGCCTACGCCACCGGCGTGCTCGTGCTCATCACCTCGGCGGCCGTGGCCGTCACCTGGTCGGCCTGGCGCAAGCAGCAGCGCAGCCGGGTGCTCGGCTTCGGGCTGGTGTCGGTGATCTTCGTGTACACCACCATCGACAACATCATCGAGAAGCCCGAGGGCGTGCACCTGGCGATTCTGTTCATCCTCGCCATCATCGTGGTGTCGTTCGCCTCGCGATTCCGGCGAGCGTTCGAATTGCGGGCCATCGAGGTCACTTTCGACGAGAAGGCCGCCGCGATCATCGACGATCTGGCCGCGCGCGGCGAGGTCCGCATCGTCACCCACGACGTCGATCAGCGCCAGCCCGAGGAGTACGCGGAGAAGGAAGCCGATCAGCGCCGCGAATCCCACATCCCGGAGGGCGAGCCCATCCTCTTCCTCGAGGTGATCGTCAAGGATCCCTCCGAGTTCAGCACCGATCTGCTGGTGACCGAGGTCGAGGTGGCCGAGTACCACATCCTCTCGGTCGAGGCCGCGGCCGTGCCCAACTCCATCGCGGCCATCCTGCTGGCCATCCGGGACCGCACCGGTGTGCCGCCGCACGTCTACTTCGAGTGGACCGAGGGCAACCCGCTCATCAACCTGGCCCGGTTCATGTTCTTCGGTGAGGGCGAGGTCGCGCCGGTGACCCGGGAGATCCTGCGGCGGGCGGTTCCGCGCCGGTCGCAGCGCCCGCACGTGCACGTCGACAGTTGA